The following coding sequences are from one Acidobacteriota bacterium window:
- a CDS encoding NAD-binding protein, giving the protein MSDKLTDSLWEEPESLKKFKESLMLVGIVLFAGTVGFWVVGEGRSLFESLYLTVMIVTTVGLKEQYSEFNQAETTWSLFVMLVGIITALYATGNLVAFLIDGELKRVLGRRQLENKVAKLENHFVVCGFGRMGRALCQALDEKGIPFVVIDIDPERTAMAEARHYLYLLGDATLEKLLEQARIGVARGLASCLKGDPDNVLVTLSARGLNPELLITARAEKEETRPKLARAGANRVICPPVLGAKRILQMMLHPAVEELVDVAVSGAELEISKIAASELPQAVGKTLTDLQLPAKTGLMVIMVVHPGGERKFNPSPQFKIREGDELIVVGPPSGLDILMREFGPESDRQPANA; this is encoded by the coding sequence ATGTCCGACAAACTGACCGATTCCCTCTGGGAAGAGCCTGAATCGCTCAAAAAGTTCAAAGAGAGCCTGATGCTGGTGGGAATCGTGCTTTTTGCCGGCACCGTCGGGTTTTGGGTAGTGGGCGAGGGCCGCTCGCTCTTCGAAAGTCTGTATCTGACGGTCATGATCGTCACCACGGTGGGACTCAAGGAACAGTATTCGGAGTTCAACCAGGCTGAGACCACCTGGTCGCTTTTCGTCATGCTGGTGGGCATCATCACGGCCCTCTATGCCACCGGTAATCTGGTGGCCTTTCTTATCGACGGTGAACTCAAACGGGTGCTGGGGAGGCGTCAATTGGAAAACAAAGTGGCCAAGCTCGAGAACCATTTCGTAGTTTGCGGCTTCGGACGCATGGGCCGGGCCTTGTGCCAGGCTCTGGACGAAAAGGGCATTCCCTTCGTCGTCATCGACATCGATCCCGAGCGTACGGCCATGGCCGAGGCCCGCCATTATCTCTATTTGCTGGGCGACGCCACACTGGAGAAGCTCCTGGAGCAGGCCCGAATCGGAGTCGCGCGCGGATTGGCCAGTTGCCTGAAAGGCGATCCCGACAACGTGCTGGTCACTCTCTCGGCCCGCGGCCTCAATCCCGAGCTGCTCATCACCGCCCGCGCCGAGAAAGAGGAGACCCGTCCCAAGCTGGCCCGCGCCGGGGCCAACCGAGTCATCTGTCCTCCCGTGCTGGGAGCCAAGCGCATCCTGCAGATGATGCTTCACCCGGCGGTGGAAGAACTGGTCGACGTGGCCGTCTCGGGAGCCGAGCTGGAGATCTCCAAGATCGCCGCCTCGGAATTGCCCCAGGCGGTCGGCAAGACGCTGACCGACCTCCAGCTCCCGGCCAAGACCGGACTGATGGTGATCATGGTGGTGCATCCCGGGGGAGAGCGGAAATTCAATCCTTCGCCCCAGTTCAAGATCAGGGAAGGCGACGAATTGATCGTAGTGGGGCCGCCCTCGGGCCTGGACATCCTGATGCGCGAGTTCGGCCCCGAGTCCGACCGCCAGCCGGCTAACGCGTGA
- a CDS encoding NapC/NirT family cytochrome c, whose product MAKRWVITLMRLVGRNWITLFGASLTTVSALAILTFFTLGALGLADSPYIAVLALMVLPMVFMAGLLLIPAGAYWERKRLAEGADQRGRYPRIDFNKSAVRRSAAVVAALTFVNVVLIAVVSYEGVHYTESTEFCGTVCHTVMAPEHTAYLDSPHAQVECVECHIGPGAPWFVRSKLSGLGQVVAVTLGTYERPVPTPVHNLRPAQDTCMQCHWPSKFTGDRMKVIETFAEDEANTPLTTALLLHIGGGNRSQGGIHSWHIDPARQTTYISLDQRRETIPYVQVRDPDGQIVEYFAEDTDLTPDDLETAEKRTMDCIDCHNRPTHRHYLPHRAMDQALAEGRIDRSIPFVKKMGTQILKEVGDQFGDASQLPKLLAAYYKENHPDYYASNQRSVQAAGEELINLYNRNVFPAMRVTWGTYPNFIGHTDYDGCFRCHDGSHSTRDGEKSIGADCSTCHEVLAWEEEDPQIVKDLGITR is encoded by the coding sequence ATGGCAAAGCGCTGGGTCATTACCTTGATGCGTCTGGTGGGACGCAACTGGATCACACTCTTCGGGGCTTCGCTGACCACCGTCAGCGCCTTGGCCATCCTCACCTTTTTCACATTGGGTGCCTTGGGACTGGCCGATTCCCCCTACATCGCGGTGCTGGCCCTGATGGTCTTGCCCATGGTCTTCATGGCAGGACTGCTGCTGATTCCGGCCGGCGCCTATTGGGAACGCAAGAGGCTGGCCGAAGGCGCCGATCAGCGCGGCCGCTACCCGCGCATCGACTTCAACAAGTCCGCCGTGCGCCGCTCGGCCGCGGTGGTTGCGGCTCTCACCTTTGTCAACGTGGTGCTGATCGCCGTGGTCAGCTACGAGGGCGTCCACTACACCGAAAGCACCGAGTTCTGCGGAACCGTGTGCCACACCGTGATGGCGCCGGAACACACCGCCTACCTTGATTCGCCTCACGCCCAGGTGGAGTGCGTGGAATGCCACATCGGACCGGGCGCGCCCTGGTTCGTGCGCTCCAAGCTGTCGGGACTGGGGCAGGTGGTGGCCGTCACTTTGGGGACCTACGAGCGTCCCGTCCCCACTCCCGTACACAACCTCCGCCCGGCCCAGGACACCTGCATGCAGTGCCACTGGCCCAGCAAGTTCACGGGCGACCGCATGAAGGTGATCGAGACCTTTGCCGAAGACGAGGCCAACACCCCGCTGACCACGGCCTTGCTGCTTCATATCGGGGGGGGCAACCGTTCCCAGGGCGGCATTCATAGCTGGCACATCGACCCGGCCCGCCAGACCACCTACATCAGCCTTGACCAGCGGCGCGAAACCATCCCCTACGTACAGGTCAGGGATCCTGACGGTCAGATCGTCGAGTACTTCGCCGAGGACACCGACCTGACGCCCGATGACTTGGAAACGGCGGAAAAGCGCACCATGGACTGCATTGACTGCCACAACCGTCCTACCCACCGCCATTACCTGCCCCACCGCGCCATGGACCAAGCCCTGGCCGAGGGGCGCATTGACCGCTCCATCCCATTTGTCAAGAAGATGGGCACCCAGATTCTCAAGGAGGTGGGCGACCAGTTCGGAGATGCTTCTCAGTTGCCCAAGCTCCTGGCCGCCTACTACAAAGAGAACCACCCCGACTACTACGCCTCCAACCAGCGTTCGGTGCAGGCCGCCGGCGAGGAACTGATCAACCTCTACAACCGCAACGTCTTTCCAGCCATGAGGGTTACCTGGGGAACCTATCCCAACTTCATCGGGCACACCGATTACGACGGCTGTTTCCGCTGCCATGACGGCTCTCACAGCACGCGCGACGGCGAGAAGTCGATCGGGGCCGATTGCAGCACCTGTCACGAAGTGCTGGCCTGGGAAGAGGAAGATCCTCAGATCGTCAAAGACCTGGGCATCACGCGTTAG
- a CDS encoding efflux RND transporter periplasmic adaptor subunit: MKKLLVIAVVAVLAALVGWRLYQETAQGSADAGMGGPSRQSAAMLVETAFARPSVFASDLQVLGELKPKAEVAVMSRVSGRLREVLVDRGQAVSQGQLLARVEDEEIQKQLQRAEATMAVSRARVKREEATQANLRIQVRRYAELHEAGLVSSQDLEDLESRLRVAGADLELAKAQVEQAEASLSELRVQQRDTYIHSPLDGVVGQRHLDPGALVNAGLPIVSILDVDQVKTVVPVTENVLQQVRIGLEASIVVDAYPDRVYEARVTRISPYLDPETRSAEIEIETENPNRLLKPGMFARVTIDVSVERTVNSIPRSGLLIRGDQQGVYVLNSERRVLFRPVRIGVIEGDVVEITNGLEEGAEIVTTGAQSLNEGDIVRTQ, translated from the coding sequence TTGAAAAAGCTACTGGTCATCGCGGTAGTCGCCGTGCTGGCGGCTCTGGTTGGGTGGCGTCTCTATCAGGAGACGGCACAAGGCTCTGCGGACGCGGGAATGGGCGGGCCCAGCCGGCAATCGGCCGCCATGCTCGTGGAGACGGCTTTCGCGCGTCCATCCGTCTTCGCTTCCGACCTGCAGGTATTGGGGGAACTCAAGCCCAAGGCCGAGGTGGCGGTCATGTCGCGGGTCAGCGGACGCCTCCGCGAAGTCCTGGTCGACCGCGGCCAAGCCGTCAGCCAGGGACAGTTGCTGGCCCGTGTGGAAGACGAAGAAATCCAGAAGCAGTTGCAGCGGGCCGAGGCCACAATGGCCGTCAGCCGGGCCAGGGTCAAGCGCGAAGAAGCCACCCAGGCCAACCTGCGGATACAGGTGCGCCGTTATGCCGAGCTGCACGAGGCCGGATTGGTTTCCTCTCAGGACCTGGAAGATCTGGAAAGCCGCCTGAGGGTTGCCGGGGCCGATCTTGAATTGGCCAAAGCCCAGGTGGAGCAGGCCGAAGCCTCCCTCTCGGAACTGAGGGTGCAGCAGCGCGACACCTACATCCACTCGCCTCTGGACGGCGTGGTGGGCCAGCGGCACCTCGATCCCGGAGCGCTGGTCAATGCCGGACTCCCCATCGTTTCCATCCTCGATGTCGATCAGGTCAAGACGGTTGTCCCCGTCACCGAAAACGTCCTCCAGCAGGTGCGCATCGGGCTGGAGGCCTCCATCGTGGTGGACGCCTATCCCGACCGTGTTTACGAAGCCCGCGTCACCCGCATCAGTCCCTACCTCGATCCCGAAACCCGCAGCGCCGAAATCGAAATCGAGACCGAGAATCCCAACCGCCTGCTCAAGCCCGGCATGTTCGCCCGCGTCACCATCGACGTCAGCGTGGAGAGGACCGTCAACAGCATTCCCCGCTCGGGACTGCTGATCCGCGGCGACCAGCAGGGAGTCTACGTCCTCAACAGCGAACGGCGGGTTCTTTTCCGCCCCGTGCGCATCGGCGTGATCGAAGGCGACGTTGTGGAGATCACCAACGGACTGGAGGAAGGGGCCGAGATCGTCACCACCGGAGCCCAGAGCCTTAACGAAGGCGACATCGTAAGGACCCAATAG
- a CDS encoding DmsE family decaheme c-type cytochrome has translation MKPATHSRRRTIALLILTAVIWLPLAASQASSPKPGGSPPTAAASAPAPQQEMAERVESDTCLICHDTFTVFQRTPHAGRECEDCHGPGSLHVESGGDRLETVSFNYRTPRWGVMQCQTCHRQDPHLSAFLQSSHGRNNLACVDCHQMHPEEARRGLLADASNDLCATCHRAAQAQFRKPYSHPVLEGAMQCADCHTPHGSDLRAQRGLAQGTEEGCVSCHSDKSGPFVFEHPPGKSSGCVSCHQAHGSVNPKMLNRSQIHQTCLECHSMTAGAAASQPFSFHDIQSPRFRNCTTCHREIHGSNADPNFLR, from the coding sequence ATGAAACCGGCTACCCACTCGCGAAGACGCACCATCGCACTCCTCATCCTAACGGCCGTGATCTGGCTTCCCCTGGCGGCCTCTCAGGCCAGTTCGCCCAAGCCGGGGGGATCGCCCCCGACAGCAGCGGCTTCGGCCCCCGCTCCGCAGCAGGAAATGGCGGAACGGGTCGAAAGCGACACCTGCCTGATCTGCCACGACACGTTCACCGTCTTCCAAAGGACTCCCCACGCGGGCCGTGAATGCGAAGACTGCCACGGACCCGGCAGCCTTCATGTGGAATCGGGAGGCGACCGGCTGGAGACGGTCAGCTTCAACTACCGCACGCCTCGCTGGGGAGTGATGCAGTGCCAGACCTGCCACCGCCAGGACCCTCACCTGTCGGCTTTCCTTCAGTCCTCTCACGGACGCAACAACCTGGCCTGCGTCGATTGCCACCAGATGCATCCCGAAGAGGCCCGCCGGGGACTGCTGGCCGACGCCTCCAATGATCTCTGCGCCACCTGCCACCGCGCCGCTCAAGCCCAGTTCCGCAAGCCTTACAGCCATCCCGTGCTGGAAGGCGCCATGCAGTGCGCCGACTGCCACACGCCCCACGGCTCCGACCTGCGGGCCCAGCGTGGGCTGGCCCAGGGCACTGAAGAGGGATGCGTAAGCTGCCATTCCGACAAGAGCGGACCCTTCGTTTTCGAGCACCCTCCCGGCAAGTCGAGCGGTTGCGTCAGTTGCCACCAGGCCCACGGGTCGGTCAACCCCAAGATGCTCAACCGCAGCCAGATTCATCAGACTTGTCTGGAATGCCACAGCATGACGGCGGGCGCGGCCGCCAGCCAGCCCTTTTCCTTTCACGACATCCAGAGCCCTCGCTTCCGCAATTGCACCACGTGCCACCGCGAGATTCACGGGTCCAACGCCGATCCCAACTTCCTGAGGTAA
- a CDS encoding cytochrome c, protein MKNLKAIRLLTAGAAVTMLLIMPLSAMLMWTAQDEALGKEVYEKRCGLCHGPDGKGDTKAGKMTKTPDLTAGEWKHGTSQEEVEKVTREGAGKMKGFEGKLSDEEIAAVAYYTRKMCGVIEE, encoded by the coding sequence ATGAAGAACTTGAAAGCCATCCGCCTGCTGACTGCCGGCGCTGCTGTAACGATGCTGTTGATCATGCCCCTCTCGGCCATGCTGATGTGGACGGCGCAGGACGAAGCGCTGGGCAAGGAAGTCTACGAGAAACGCTGCGGACTGTGCCACGGACCCGACGGCAAAGGCGACACCAAGGCCGGCAAGATGACCAAGACGCCCGATCTGACCGCCGGCGAGTGGAAACACGGCACTTCCCAGGAAGAGGTGGAGAAGGTCACCCGCGAAGGCGCAGGCAAAATGAAAGGCTTCGAAGGCAAGCTGAGCGATGAGGAAATCGCCGCGGTCGCCTACTACACGCGCAAGATGTGCGGAGTCATCGAGGAATAG
- a CDS encoding efflux RND transporter permease subunit, producing the protein MKLPELAIRRPVFIIVCFLILSLLGAISFARLPIDLMPDISLPTITVTTTYEGVGPQEMEELVSIPLERTLSSVPGVREITSTSSEGSSRLRVSFEWGTDLDAAADDVRTRIDRVRNQLPDDADSPRIFKFDVSSFPIIFLGVSADLSPRDLREFAEKQLQYRFERIPGVAQADIWGGLERQIHVRLDRKKTHALRISPAQVIAGLRSENLNEPAGHVWEGGFEVLMRTEGEFASLDEIRRTMVARREGRPIYVQDIAEVYDSHQEVRALVRVNGIPGLRMAIRKQSGANSVEVSQQVTREIESIRRDFPNVDVAITYDTTKFIVRSIENVRDAALYGSILAVVVLLLFLRNVRSTLVVAVSIPISVLATFALMHFYGFTLNTVTFGGLALGVGILVDNAIVVLENIFRHRQAGARKQDAARKGTSEVALAITASTLTTIVVFIPVVFMEGITGVMFQQLAWVVSLALFSSLLVALTLVPLMSSRMIRVREPRPDSWNYRIIHGTAKLLDSLDHQYADSLRWSLRHRGFIVVATLVVTGATLLLLPYLGFELQPEADEGEVRVSLDLPEGTRLDITDEMARQAEAIIDREVPEVENILTQVGNQGGWRVANTNTAQLRLSLVPQSQRTRSSQQIADDLRPFFAKFPGVIPRIRASGGNFILRIAQGDGDRLSLDVRGYELQESYDTAVRLRRLLEALEGVSDARIGQNTGRPESQIRVDRDKASSMGLSVSEIAATVRTSIGGSTAGYFRVGGEEYDILVRYQEEDRITSADVASIPIQTPSGLVVPLESLVRFERSEGPIAIERRDQQRIVNVSANLDGTRDMGSIVSDLRAELNDFALPADTVVVFSGEWEEQQEAFVVLQLSLILAVILVYLVMAAQFESFKYPFLIMFSLPLASIGVILMMFLTDTTFTMQAFIGTIMLVGIVVNNAIVLVDYILQLRRDHGRDLVDSLITGGRRRLRPILMTTLTTVLGLTPMALGVGEGAELQAPMARVMIGGMLSSTFITLFLIPTLFMTMERFSLRARQPEAVGAGAGEAVAG; encoded by the coding sequence ATGAAGCTTCCCGAGCTAGCCATCCGGCGACCCGTCTTCATCATCGTCTGCTTTCTCATCCTCAGCCTGCTGGGAGCCATTTCGTTCGCCCGCCTGCCCATCGATTTGATGCCCGACATCTCGCTGCCCACCATCACCGTCACCACCACCTACGAGGGCGTGGGGCCGCAGGAGATGGAGGAGTTGGTGAGCATTCCGCTGGAACGCACCCTGAGCTCCGTGCCCGGGGTGCGCGAGATCACCTCCACCTCGTCGGAAGGCAGCTCGCGTCTGCGGGTCTCTTTCGAGTGGGGCACCGACCTCGACGCGGCGGCCGACGACGTGCGCACGCGCATCGACCGGGTGCGCAACCAATTGCCCGACGACGCCGATTCGCCCCGCATCTTCAAGTTCGACGTCAGCTCTTTTCCCATCATCTTTCTGGGCGTCTCAGCCGACCTCTCTCCCCGCGACCTCCGGGAGTTCGCCGAGAAGCAGCTTCAATACCGCTTTGAACGCATTCCCGGCGTGGCTCAAGCCGACATCTGGGGAGGGCTGGAGCGCCAGATCCACGTCCGCCTCGACCGCAAGAAGACCCACGCCCTGCGCATTTCGCCGGCCCAGGTGATCGCCGGACTGCGCAGCGAGAACCTCAACGAGCCCGCCGGACACGTGTGGGAAGGCGGCTTCGAGGTGCTGATGCGCACCGAGGGCGAGTTCGCCTCGCTGGACGAGATCCGGCGCACCATGGTGGCCCGCCGCGAAGGGCGTCCCATCTACGTGCAGGACATCGCCGAAGTCTACGACAGCCACCAGGAAGTGAGGGCTCTGGTGCGGGTCAACGGCATCCCCGGCCTGCGCATGGCCATCCGCAAGCAGTCGGGAGCCAACTCGGTGGAGGTCTCCCAGCAGGTCACCCGCGAGATCGAGTCCATCCGCCGCGACTTTCCCAACGTCGACGTAGCCATTACCTACGACACCACCAAGTTCATCGTCCGCTCTATCGAGAACGTGCGCGACGCGGCCCTTTACGGTTCCATTCTGGCGGTGGTGGTGCTGCTGCTCTTCTTGCGCAATGTGCGCAGCACTTTGGTGGTGGCGGTCTCCATCCCCATCTCGGTGCTGGCCACCTTCGCGCTGATGCACTTTTACGGCTTCACCCTCAACACCGTCACCTTTGGAGGACTGGCCCTGGGGGTGGGCATATTGGTCGACAACGCCATCGTGGTGTTGGAAAACATCTTCCGCCATCGCCAGGCGGGCGCCCGCAAGCAGGACGCGGCACGCAAAGGGACGTCCGAGGTGGCTTTGGCCATTACCGCCTCCACCCTGACGACCATAGTTGTCTTCATACCGGTGGTCTTCATGGAAGGCATCACCGGGGTCATGTTTCAACAGCTCGCCTGGGTGGTGTCGCTGGCCCTGTTCAGTTCCTTGTTGGTAGCCCTGACGCTGGTTCCGCTCATGTCCAGCCGCATGATCAGGGTTCGCGAGCCCCGTCCAGACTCCTGGAACTACCGCATCATCCACGGCACGGCCAAGCTGCTCGACTCGCTGGACCACCAGTACGCCGATTCGCTGCGCTGGTCGCTGCGCCATCGCGGATTCATCGTCGTGGCCACGCTGGTGGTGACGGGCGCCACCCTGTTGCTGCTGCCTTACCTGGGCTTCGAACTGCAGCCCGAGGCGGACGAGGGCGAAGTGCGGGTTTCTTTGGACCTGCCCGAGGGCACCCGGCTGGACATCACCGACGAGATGGCCCGCCAGGCCGAGGCCATCATCGACCGCGAGGTGCCCGAGGTCGAGAACATCCTCACCCAGGTCGGCAACCAGGGCGGATGGAGGGTGGCCAACACCAACACGGCCCAGTTGCGGCTCTCCCTGGTTCCCCAGAGCCAGCGCACCCGCAGCAGCCAGCAGATCGCCGACGATCTGCGTCCGTTCTTCGCCAAGTTTCCCGGCGTCATTCCCCGCATCCGCGCCAGCGGCGGCAACTTCATCCTGCGCATCGCCCAGGGCGACGGCGACCGCCTCTCGCTGGACGTGAGGGGATACGAGCTGCAGGAGTCCTATGACACGGCGGTGCGGCTGCGGCGCCTGCTGGAGGCCCTCGAGGGCGTCTCCGACGCGCGCATCGGCCAAAACACGGGACGGCCTGAGAGCCAAATCAGGGTCGACCGCGACAAGGCTTCCTCGATGGGCCTGTCGGTTTCTGAAATCGCCGCCACCGTGCGCACCAGCATCGGCGGCAGCACGGCCGGATACTTCCGGGTGGGCGGAGAGGAGTACGACATCCTGGTTCGCTACCAGGAAGAGGACCGCATCACCAGCGCCGACGTGGCTTCCATCCCCATCCAGACGCCCTCGGGCCTGGTGGTTCCCCTGGAATCGCTGGTGCGCTTCGAGCGCAGTGAAGGACCCATCGCCATCGAGAGGCGCGATCAGCAGCGCATCGTCAATGTCTCGGCCAACCTCGACGGCACCCGCGACATGGGCTCCATCGTCTCCGACCTGCGCGCCGAGCTGAACGACTTCGCGCTGCCTGCCGACACGGTAGTGGTCTTTTCCGGGGAGTGGGAAGAGCAGCAGGAAGCCTTCGTGGTCTTGCAGTTGAGCCTGATTCTGGCGGTCATCCTGGTCTACCTGGTGATGGCGGCCCAGTTCGAGTCTTTCAAATATCCCTTCCTCATCATGTTCTCGCTGCCGCTGGCCTCCATCGGGGTGATCCTGATGATGTTCCTGACCGACACGACCTTCACCATGCAGGCCTTTATCGGAACCATCATGCTGGTGGGAATCGTGGTCAACAACGCCATCGTGCTGGTCGACTACATCCTGCAACTGCGCCGCGACCACGGACGCGACCTGGTGGACTCGCTCATCACCGGCGGGCGCCGCCGCCTTCGTCCCATTCTGATGACCACCCTGACCACCGTTCTGGGGCTGACGCCCATGGCCCTGGGCGTGGGCGAAGGTGCCGAACTGCAGGCTCCCATGGCCCGGGTCATGATCGGCGGCATGCTCTCCTCGACCTTCATCACCCTGTTCCTCATCCCCACCCTCTTCATGACCATGGAGCGCTTCTCCCTGCGCGCCCGCCAGCCCGAGGCCGTGGGCGCCGGCGCCGGTGAAGCGGTGGCTGGATAG
- a CDS encoding OmcA/MtrC family decaheme c-type cytochrome, whose translation MKRNRIATMLLFTAVAATLLSAATLDRLQYSKFDLRHYLTSEQVAFVRPGLDFEVQDVILGENGIVQVEFTVADDRGLPLDLNGVFTPGEISASFILARIPQGMDTYVAYTTRVQNSPITGDSAVQPSADRGGSFERLDDGRYLYTFGTTLPADFDPNATHTVAIYSERDLSEFELGEFVDNDVVHFVPGGGEPQIRDVARTTSCNQCHDPLALHGGVRRDVDLCITCHYPGVIDPDTGNTVDMRVMIHKIHLGEDLPSVQAGEPYQIIGFRQSVHDYSEVVFPQDIRNCTSCHTPEAMQAQAHVLRPTRDSCGSCHDDVNFMTGENHAGGPVMTDNFCANCHFPQGEFEFDASILGAHTIPAQSQQLAGINITIDEVMATGPGENPTVVFRVTDNEGNTQAPSEFPFFNLVLTGPTDDYSFLVSERVVEAAAPFGDGFTYTFNAAIPDDAEGTFAVGAEAFRNVLLNEGLTTQMSHRETAENPVTFFAVTDPEPVMRRMVVDDAKCESCHENLALHGTIRHNATDYCQMCHNPLADDSPFRAAEDFPPRSIDFKFMIHRIHMGEELSRDFTVIGFQGSVHNYNSVLYPGDLRNCMSCHVDESFTVPAGGVLSTVAPREFFSPMPPNTTACVGCHDSEATAAHAFVNIAPFAEACASCHREGAAFAVSRVHARLGN comes from the coding sequence ATGAAAAGGAACCGAATTGCGACGATGTTGCTTTTTACGGCGGTTGCAGCTACGCTGCTTTCGGCCGCAACACTCGATCGCCTCCAATACTCCAAGTTCGACTTGCGCCACTACCTGACTTCCGAACAAGTGGCGTTCGTGCGCCCCGGACTCGATTTCGAGGTGCAGGACGTCATTCTGGGCGAGAACGGCATTGTTCAAGTCGAATTCACCGTAGCCGATGACCGGGGATTGCCCCTGGATCTGAATGGAGTCTTCACGCCGGGCGAGATCTCGGCCAGCTTCATTCTGGCCCGCATTCCCCAGGGCATGGATACCTACGTGGCTTACACCACCCGAGTCCAGAACAGCCCCATTACCGGAGATTCCGCGGTTCAGCCCTCGGCTGACAGGGGCGGATCCTTCGAGCGGCTGGACGACGGTCGTTACCTTTACACCTTCGGCACCACCTTGCCGGCCGACTTCGATCCCAACGCCACTCATACGGTGGCCATCTATTCCGAGCGCGACCTGTCGGAGTTCGAATTGGGAGAATTCGTCGACAACGACGTGGTCCACTTCGTGCCTGGCGGAGGAGAACCGCAGATCCGCGACGTGGCCCGCACCACAAGTTGCAACCAGTGTCATGATCCCCTGGCCCTTCACGGCGGCGTGCGCCGCGACGTCGACCTCTGCATCACCTGCCACTATCCCGGGGTGATCGACCCCGACACCGGCAACACGGTCGACATGCGGGTCATGATCCACAAGATCCACCTGGGCGAAGACCTGCCCAGCGTGCAGGCCGGCGAACCCTACCAGATCATCGGATTCCGCCAAAGCGTCCACGACTATTCCGAAGTGGTGTTTCCGCAAGACATCCGCAACTGCACCTCGTGTCACACGCCCGAAGCCATGCAGGCCCAGGCCCACGTGCTGCGCCCCACCCGCGACTCCTGCGGTTCCTGCCACGACGACGTCAACTTCATGACGGGCGAGAACCACGCTGGCGGTCCGGTCATGACGGACAACTTCTGCGCCAACTGCCACTTTCCGCAGGGCGAGTTCGAATTCGACGCCTCCATCCTGGGAGCCCACACCATTCCGGCCCAAAGCCAACAACTGGCCGGCATCAACATCACCATCGACGAGGTGATGGCAACCGGTCCCGGCGAGAACCCGACGGTGGTTTTCAGGGTCACCGACAATGAGGGGAATACCCAAGCGCCGTCTGAATTCCCCTTCTTCAATTTGGTCCTGACCGGGCCAACCGACGACTACAGCTTCTTGGTCAGCGAACGGGTTGTTGAAGCCGCCGCACCTTTCGGCGACGGATTCACTTACACCTTCAACGCCGCCATTCCGGACGACGCCGAAGGCACCTTTGCTGTGGGCGCTGAAGCTTTCCGCAATGTGCTGCTCAACGAAGGTCTGACCACCCAGATGAGCCACCGCGAGACCGCCGAAAACCCGGTCACATTCTTCGCCGTCACCGATCCCGAACCGGTGATGCGGCGCATGGTGGTCGACGACGCCAAGTGCGAAAGCTGCCATGAAAACCTGGCCTTGCACGGCACCATCCGCCACAACGCCACCGACTATTGCCAGATGTGCCACAATCCCCTGGCCGACGACTCGCCCTTCCGGGCGGCAGAGGATTTTCCGCCCCGAAGCATCGACTTCAAGTTCATGATCCACCGCATCCACATGGGTGAAGAACTCAGCCGCGATTTCACGGTAATCGGGTTTCAGGGGTCGGTGCACAACTACAACAGCGTCCTCTATCCCGGCGACCTCAGGAATTGTATGTCCTGTCACGTCGACGAGAGCTTTACGGTTCCTGCCGGGGGCGTCTTGTCCACGGTGGCGCCGCGCGAATTCTTCAGCCCCATGCCGCCCAACACGACGGCATGCGTAGGCTGTCACGATTCCGAGGCCACCGCGGCTCACGCCTTCGTCAACATCGCTCCCTTCGCTGAGGCCTGCGCCTCATGCCACCGCGAGGGCGCCGCTTTCGCCGTCAGCCGGGTCCACGCCCGGTTGGGCAACTGA